A window of Garra rufa chromosome 6, GarRuf1.0, whole genome shotgun sequence genomic DNA:
AAGTGTTGTTTCCCCATTTTGATTGGTCACCGTCGGCACGCAATGTAACAAGGATTGCTAAAGTAAACTGATTTTGCTAACAGACCTAGCAATTTCTTTGTAAAACCAACATGATGCTGCCATTTTCTGAAGTTATTTTAACCCTTTGTAACTTGGTTCTGAATCTCAAGTTAAAATGCCATTTTGACcaccctctacaaaatagtggattactcagtaaatattcatccatgacatttaacaTTTTGTTTATCGTCACTAaacatgtttatcttcctttaataaataaatacatattagcaaaatcaaaaattagattttttttctgaaatttttgaCACAGAATGACAAAAGTAacaatgcattacattttttaaaagataacTAAGTAATCCAATTACTTACTTTTTagtggagtaacacaatattgtaatatattacttttaaaagtagatTTCCCCAACACCAGGTACAACAAATACCAACAACTACCATGTTTTCTTCTTTTAAACAAAGTAGGATTTGAAAGTGGGCAAATTTACCTTTACTCCTGCAGTGTTTCCAGACTTGATGACGACGGTGGTATCTGGAGCACGGCTCAGCAGtgcaacaacagactggcgtatCTTGGCCACTTCATGAATGTAAAATGTTATCGGTTGAAAAACCAGGTGAGCACAGTATGTGAAGGCAATGACTGCATGAGGCCCACCGGCTATTTCATCAATATCATTGCTGATGTAATGCAGGTCATTGATAAACGTTTTGCGATATCGCAAAGGAACACCGTGTGCCCTCCAGTGAATAATGATGTTATTTTTCAACTCCACAGCCATCAGGGGGCTACCTGCAGGATTAGTGTGGAGGTCCATTCTTTTTAAGCCTTATGAAGAtaaatgaaactaaaattaaaattgtagctATAGAATGCTATACAGCTTTGTAACAGCAAGAGTGGAAGTAATGATgagtgaattttcatttttgggtgaactgtccttgTTATACACAGGTCTCAATTCCATtgattaagataaaaaaaatattaaatcaagtAGCATCTGTGAACAAGATCTGCATGAGCTTCTTTCACAACCAACTCGATCCTTTATAAGCCATTTTTGTAAcaacatatgtattttatatttatgctATTGGGtcttaaattaaatattgaaaactgagtcaTACTTGCCCGGCACTTTTTTCTCAAAGTACTCAAACCACTGCCTTGTGGTGGAGTCTCCCATCAAGTAGACAATCTTGTTTTTAAGACAATTCCCCATTTGTGCAGGACTGAACTGTCGAGTGTTGCATACAAAAGACTTCCAGACATCTTTCAAATAAAATCCAGCAGGAACCGGTGTTCTCAGACCAGACCTGCATTTCTCCACTGTGCCTAAAGCAAAGAAATATGcacattaaatgttttttgtgattattattattatttatttatttttttttttttgaagctaTTTGATTTCAGATATCTGTCCTCTGATTTgtggtttagaaaaaaaaagaaattcattcaaaaatgtgaTGTATGACATATTGCCCTATTTTATATGAAAAACAATACTGTGTTATCTATTAGGTCAtaaaaaattgtcataaatagGGTAGATGAAGATATAACATATATAAAATCCCTAAGATATAAATTGTTCACATGTGTTAATAATATATGATGATTTTTCATATGCAGCAACATTGTATACTTTGTTTATAAACACAACTTATGCAcacaaaaatgtatgtttatatattttctgtcatagatgttttaaaaacatgtctACAATGCCAATATACTTAAGTATGAGTCCTGAATCaagaaaatataacaaatataggTATGGCCTAAATATACacaatattgccaaaagtattgggacactccCTTCTAAGGAACAGGTTTGAcaactttagtaatttccatgagtacaaatctttatGTTTAAGCAAATAATGACATTCTCGGGaactgtgtgcttctaatttcaTAGCAACaatttggacaggacccttttctattctcaCATGACAATGTCTCTGTGCATAAGACACACCTCTGGTATGACttaaaatgcagaccttgagccaaaaactcatcaccaaacaccagtgAGTGACTTGTACAGTCGTTTTAGACACGTccaaactgttgcaacagagatagAAATACAATTTTTGAATACAATAATtatgtttccatatttgttgcctcagttttggaagtgccttttttctgttctaaagaataCTGGTCAAGTCGCTGGTTATTGGTGATGCATTTTGAGcacaaggtctgcatttaaagtcatacCAGggatgttcagctgggattaggatttGAAATTAGAAGCACTCAATTTCCTAGAATATTATTAGATGCTTAAACTAAAGAGTTgcactcatggaaatgactacgGTAGTCAGACTCATCAGTTCATTAGAAGCCAAAACTTTTGACAATATAATGTATATGTAACCATATGGAATTGTTTCTATTTtgaaaattgtattaatatttattagtTAAATTGCTGAAATGTGTGAATGTATGTGCGATAATTTCATTGTGTGAACAGTGCCAAATATTAATGTAGTAAACCAATTTGCAAACAAAAAGAAGAAATCGAGCCTAATTCTAGTTTGCCACTAAAAAGGAAAAAAGAGCCATTATTTAATttgtcctttttttcttttcttttttttttccaaacaggAAATGAGATGGTCAAAATGTACCACATGTAAACATACCAATGGCTGCAGTGCTGGAAaggacatttattatttttttgtcgcCACTAATAGCAACATTTGTTAATTTTCTGTGGAGAGAGAgaagggagagaaaaaaaaaagattttgtaaaattgtcagtttgttttacAATTATTCTAAAATTGATTTTGAATCATTACTTTGAAAAAAGGTCCTTCTCAAAAAGATTTAATGGGTTTTCCAAAGGTCCATGTGAGTGATGAACCCGTTTGTCACAGGAAAGTTTCTTCGGTCTCAGACACTGCCACACCGTCCCTGTTTTTATATCCTTATACTCACAGCAGCAGTCGCCTTTCTTCCAGCTTCCATCTGGACCCCACTTAAGATTACATTCTACTACTTCACTGATTCTGGTTTTATTGGGTCCTGGCCCTTCAAAGTAGCCAAGATAGTGGCTGCGTGGGAATGAAGAATcccaatattttttaataatctgCACAACCTCACTGGAGTGCTCAAGACGCACAAAAACCTGTGCCTGACCTTCCCAGGGCAGAAGGAAAGCAACAGAGTAAGTCCCATTACGATGATCCACAACCTCCCCGAACACACTCGCCTTCAAGAACAACAGGAAAGAATATGTTTAGTGCAAAAAAGGAATGTCTGTTGGCaagaaattttgacatttttattttgtaaatgtacAAAACAATTAACGCAAGTGGAACTCAATATGACAAATGTCTgtgtattgatttattttgtgtgtgtgtgtgtgtttatgttaaaaaataaacacacctTTAACTTTGAATTAAAAAGTTTTGCTTGGAAAAAATCTCCTCCATATCTTTTCAGGTTCTTGTAGTGGTCTCTGGCTGTGATAGTAACAGAGATCTTTTCTCCCACTTTGTAACTCTCTTTGAGTCTCGCAATAGAGAAAGATGAGTGGACTGGACTTGTGCTCTGATTCAGATGAGTGATTTGATCTGGAATAGGCCAGTCAATAGCCTTCTGTAGTTTTTCCCACTCCTCATCACTGATTCCCATGTCAGACACGGATATTATGGATGAACCGTTTTTTAGAAGAAGTGGTTTAGGTCTGGTGGGCTGAAATAGTTTGATGTAGATCCCACTGTTCAGTGTCCATAGAGCCTGAGAGAGGATCAGAACATCAATCACACCAAATTCCATTTATTTCTACATGCAAATATTTAATGTTCATTGTAGGTACACTTACTTCCTGGATAATACTAGAAAAGTTATATAGATCTGTAGGCATttctcgtgtgtgtgtgtctgtgtattcTATTTCTCATCTTTAATGGCCCTGACTTGATGTTCTGACCTTTATAAACATTGATCTTTGGTACCCGTAGGTTGCGCTGTTTccaactttggcatggaccctcagaTCATGGTATTGATGCAGCATACCGCGTTTAGCCTCTAAACCAATTTCAGCTAAAATTCCACACATTTGTAACGTCATAACTTTTGAAATAAGGTGAATATAATAAATCTGTCTAATCATTTTTATGTGGCTTAGTCCAAAGATCATTTGAGCCATTTTCATAAGAATTGGACACATTCTGAAGAAGGAGTAtcgagaaaaaaacaacaaaaaaacaaacaaatattgtACTTTTAAAAATGGCCACTACTGTAATAGGCGGAGTCTTAATATCAGATATGCAATGTGATCACCATGAGGAAAGTAATTAGGTGTactaagtttcatttttattgaacAATGGATTCAAGAGCTATAACCATTTGAAAAGTGAATATTTTAACTGGTGGTGGCACTATAGAGTTGGTCCTAGAGACCCCAAAATTTGTTCAGGACACCATTGATAATCATCTctacaagtgtgccaaatttcatcatTTTCCCATGCTCCCCTCATAGGGCTGccattagtctcgcgtagccagaattcatggcagctttaattggccaaggcccgcccaaaaggccgtttgaccgacatgtcaaacaaccaatcacagttcgctTCGTTCAGCGTCATGTTTCggggcgtggaaatgcccccacaacaacagactggcgtgcaacaagtcagtcactgaaataaccagcattgaaagttaaataagaagagggagaacaagcagtaagtcagtaatttgttcgcgaacgttgcaaaagtgtataacaacaatggcgtctgcataagcacctcttgTGAACAAGTAAATCAGTCGGTGTTtcgtttcccggcggaccgaaaataaacgcgacagtCGCGTctaccggaaatccgatcaaattcaacgaatcagatgacaacttcgacattcctgcagtgtttccagttaagtgtaccatatgcatcagacgtttagccaatgttccgtgggcgtgaagtctgaggctgagactaggctGCCATTGACTCCCATTTGGGGATAATagtaatactataataataaagtaaattaaCAGATGCAACAGGGGCTACAGCCTGTTCCAATAGCCAATAGCAAGCTAGCTTTGAAAGCAAGTTCCCATCCTGAATGCAGCGCTGTCAGTTTACCTAATGTCTCATTCACCGGAAAGAAAACATTGCAGTACAAAGCACTTAATATTACAATAACACCTTCCATTCTCACTCGGTCTGCAGTAAACAGCTTTTTAGAAGAAACAGCTCATCATTTAATGAATTAACTCTAAACTGAAATTCAGTGAAGTAAATGCTGCAATGTGATTGGTTATCAAGGCACACGTAATATAAGTAGACTGTTACGCTTTCTCCAATAGTAAGTAATACAGACCCTTCCATCTGCCTGCCTTCTTTCAGTGAAGTATGCAAAGTTTACGGAGAATCTGATTTAATTAAGAGCTGAAAGAAAAAGTTTCAAAAAGCGCaagcataaatgtaaatatacaaaTTCATTGATTCCTGCTAAaacgtatttattttaatataaaactacAATTACAGCAGCTACACAAATTTGTATTTATCTTCAGATTCTGCATTTTGTTTGCTAATTTCCGATGCCTGAATTCAGATTTTgaaattgaattggaatttaaaataaatgccacACATCCCTGTTGTCTTGTTAGGTAGAAATAAAACACttatttatttgatcattatTTCAACATCCGCTTTAAAATGTCTTACAGACTTACCAAACAGAATGTTGTCCAAAGAAAACAACCGAGTAGTAACACATGTAGTCTTAACCTGCAGACTGATAAATATATGGAAATGATCAACTTTCAAATCCTTCGAAACATAAAGCTATTGTCTCCATAATATGACAAAATGTGATAATGTCCATAAACTCCTGATTACCTGGTGCATGTGATTTCTGTGTGGATGGCATGACCATGGCTAAGTCTGTTGTTCTCCTATTTTACGTCAGCTTGTGAGTAAAGAACATGACCGTACGGCTCTGAAAACAAAAAGTCCCCACAAAGTATATGATATGCGGTTGAAAACACACGGCTGTCCTCCGTAATAGCACTTTAGCTTAGCTTTGTTTGATTTCTAGGTGAATGTAGACTGGTGAAGATATTCATGCTCATGGAACAAACATTTTGctatttggcaaaaaaaaaaaactaaaactgtgtGTGGTTTTGGAACGTGACACAAGGGAAGGGCTAGTGCTGATAACcaatacagagagagagagagagaagctgtAACTAGGGCGGTACCTTGTTTACCCTTAGTACCTAAagtgtaaatgaaaaaaaaaaaaaaagtcagtggcACAGGTGGAAATAATTTTATTGAATTTATCCTCAACTGTCAATATTGTTCTTAATATCTAGTTTATCTAATCTTATTTCATTATTATGGAGAAAGTGAATAAAACTTTATTGTACCAGCACAAGGCTATTAAGCGTACTTTTACTATATAGCCTAACAACCTTTACACCTTTTGCTGATATGAGCGTTACACTAAAGCAAACACTAACCACCATGATGGTAACatcaaaaaagatttttttgtaaattgtgtAAATGTCTCACAGAAAATGAGTCAATATGGTTAATAATGAGTGAAGCCGATGaggctgtttgtggagttgtttaatcCTTCTCTGCTGAAATCCTTAGagatttaatgtattttatttcagttgatttcatctaaggctgtggctggaAGTCAGTTGTATGTTTGGAGAATGTTAAACAAATCTGTTTGCTGGGTGTGCACTCATACTGTGAGCTCAGCACTGACTGTGATGTCCCTGTGATGAGACAcccctcgctgcagactgtagcgcggtgacgtcaggtacctacgtcacGTATGTGTTTACCGCGCATGCGCAAAGTGACCTATGGTCTGCCTGTGTAATTTGCATAGCGTGGTGACGTTAGACGTTTTCGCGTTGTGTGTGACGTAATGCGTCATTAAAACGCATGCGCATACTTAACATAATactcttataaaatgtaaaagtagcctattaaaagagccaaggtgaaaaaaaagaaggggaaaaaacagtaatatgcaCAAATCGATGATTTTAACCATGTCTTtagtttattttgtaatatttgtgtagtattatatacaaggtattaagattgttgcactttatttcactgtgtatattttaacattactctgcaccttatatgtttcttattttatcctttcctctgtcatgattcgtgtttatttagtataattatggacatttttctgttgctttggcaattctgcctgtggaatatttaagccaataaagtagtattaagttaaattgactacatacagtatattttcagtgtctacatcccattttatgcatggtgcctccaaaaaaccaaactgataacagtgatctttttttttttttatgacaaaaacataaaaacttgAGGGTGAGACACCTCACCCAAAGTTTCACCAAAATGAAATAGTTCTTCTAgctttcttattctgtgacaacgaaATAGTATTTAACCCTGGAGAACCCAAGAACCCTTTTCTTCTTTGGAAAATTATGAAGTATACATTACATTACTGCTACAAGTTCACTGAACACCAAAATATCCACTTTTTCAATTTTAACCCTTTATTCCCTAATTTAGGATTAGGGCCAAATTTGACCCATTGGGCTTTAGGCGTAGCATATTAAagaatcacaaaaacaaacagtgtcaatgcaaactattttaaatttaggAAAATAATTAGTCAACCACACAGCTacatttaacaatgttttttttttttcttgctttatTTGTTGCATGTTAGAACTGGATTTCTAAAGGATAAACACTTTGGCcattggaaaaaagaaaaatcaggcCAAAAtcacaactgaaaaaaactttgcTTATCCAAAAATCTGTTTTGCTAGAGAGAGGAACTCACACTAGACATTGTGGTAGTCTTTGAAACAATTAATTTTTTAGTTGATGCAGAGAGGAACTGCACATTTTTCACAGTGCATTTCAGTTTTGAGGTCCTTGCACACAGCACATCGGAGCGGCCATACTCCCTGAAATGATATACTACTTTATTAGTCTCTGGCCTTGTACTACTGAGGTaccttattaaaatatattatacaaatgaAATTATTTCAAGGCTTTATCCAAATACAGGACTGTCACCATTTttcatcaaagtcacttaaagaaccaatgggtcatttttgacccgacATTTTTTTAACCCATACACCCAGAGGGTCATTTTTGGCCCATTGTTTTTTGAACTAGCTCAGAGTCCCTAATTTATCCAAAAAGAATATAAAACATACTTCTAGGCATTCTGCAAGCTAATATTAAATAGATTAACAAAAAATACACCATTTTACCAACCGCTGGTTTGCTGAGAAGACGATTTTGTTTGGGTAGGTTTCCAGCTCAACAAAACAGCATGTGGTCAGCCATCTTGTTACTACCACTCTGGCACTTGTGAGTTCAATATTCATCCACTAGGTGTCTCTATGCAGGGGCCAGAAGTGGCACTCTGGGCTTTTGAAGTTAAATTtgaaaaatttgtttttgtttgttcattttgggTAGCAGCAATTAACAGCGGCCAAATTTGACCCCGTGGGTTCTCCAGGgttaaataaattctaaaaaaaaaaaaaaaaaaaagtggtttgtTGTTAGGAAACTTGCATTTATGAATAtacaatttacaaagaaaataaattaaatttataacaAAACAAGCATTCCTTTTAGTTGAGTCAGAATCATAATGTCCTAAAATTAGTCCTTCAAAAGtaatagacaataataataataataataataataacaataataataataataataaaattaattattaacactcctaaaagtacagtatagtgctcagatacacttacggtaggtgacctaaccctagttgatactttatttcaacttttcaattatttcattaattaacaaataaacaaatgcctttccgatgtgatataagtgaaaagggagacgatttcgaaaatgatttcaccaaaaggcggatgcgaactcgggtctcccgcgtcaaaaatgatatgttactcgtattatcacttacgccactgaaaatgttgcagaacagccgtcatttgtaatatttgtaaatatggagtatttgcattgtgtaaaaacattaaataaaaggcaccagactacagaaaatggcatatactaaagtatttatttttctgggggaggacccacccacatttattttgcttccgacgcccatatgcttgatgatgaagtatagtctataggatataacaataaagtgcttttccaatcccgattccacaaggttttatgccgcatccacccgctcccgctatattaactatattattcgcctgctgcccgcttagaataaatttctaagcaccaaaatcgcaaaaacaaatcaaaataataatagtaataatactaataaattaattaattaatttttaactctataaaaactgtagtttatatttaacctctccatttctattcctctctactcaaattaattgtcagtgtatctaaaattgtgtatcttagaaaaagaaaaagaggaactacctcttaaacatgcatatcttaatttgatgttgctttaaaacactgaaatatataatgtattttattctgaaggtgaaagtggtctgcgcgtgaggttctgatgtttatgttgcttcttgcttgtgtataattaatccctgaaaacgaatttagcggtttaagtcagttgtcggttggaaaaataaaataaccgaaattaacatttctatttccgatgcagtctaataaatgttcgtcaagaaaacaaagaaagaaaacaaaataacgatACAaatgcacctgcttatgaataggctatctttttgctattggtttgaaccataatttcaggaaagaggaatcattgaactattgtactggtatttgtgaccaacgccccctagagctggccatggtgtttggctacagaatgttgttccttgcgccacctggtggatattatataaagcgcaacaacgttgtaaaaaaatctaaaaaagtcgctgcggcaggacgcgtggccacgcgtgccgaattgcaggctgccgcgtgaaaatagacgcatttttaatggccagatctgtatatgtgtccacactcagagtgttaaattaacactggggattttgctgcgtgctgtaacacacttggtggacaaaaaacaacaacaactatagaTCATGTTCATGCTCAACTAAAAATAGCCAACATCAACTGACCAGCATTACTGTCACTAATGCATCATGCAAACCCAGTCACAGCAAAAATATCTATGTTTAAATATCAAGAGTCAAGAGCCCAATTCaattaaagcaaacactgatctccacaatggtatcgtcaaacaaaacaaaacatcatcatctaaacatctgttcattctcaataagatcttctatagacatctgacagaaataaaatctgtccggttagaaatgcgtgaagttggtaaagctgtgtgttgagttgtttcaattttcagttgatttcatctaaggctgtggctgaagtcagttctatagttcttgtgtttgtcttgtttctctgttaatcagtgattctgctcattaacagctgctggtcgtcagtgtctgaagtcactcattagttttcattatcTCTGTAAGGTGGACTATATTAGTAAACTCATGTAGGGAATAGGGAATGAGGGTGTAGAGTTTGATTTTAAACAGTCTCTGAGTGTCGATTTTGAACGCTGTTAATTCACGATACATAGCAGCAGCCTACTTTTCGAAATTGACAAATaatacccagaatgcactgttttaatggaaaacagcatgttactgtcaaaatttggccgtttttttacagcattttttaacAGTGTAGTTATTTCGTCTTACTCTGTTTAtttggtaagtgaaatcttacgtactgcaatgtaacagactACCGATAACAAGCTTatcatgtcccttcagtggctcacgTTATTTGTTGTCTGTGCCTTTCTGAATAAGACACCAACCCATCTCTGCACAGCCTGGAACATTACATTTATTTCCGTAATCTGCCATTTTCGTTATTGTCTTTGCTTTGAACTATTAATGATCCAGACTATAACATCATAGTAAGTGTTTTGTTAGGATTGGTCTCTTTTTCAGTGGTGTTTTGCCAACACcagatttatattaaaaaaaaaacaaagaaacaatggtgtttgaggcCCAAGGTATGTCATGTCCGTGGACAGaattgttattattcaactattccaaggtaaatacagttttccatactatggcacctttaaaaaaacttttaaagacgTGTCAAAACTGGATGGAGGTAAAGGGGTAAGTAAGTTGTTACGTGACTTACATGGTGCACATTTAGTTTGATTTCATTGTCTAGACACACTAGGCTAGGGATTTGTTCTGTATACCTTCTGTATTTTTGTTTGGTTAGTGTAGTTGAGTTACAGTGTCTTGGACGTTGAAGTTAGTATTAGACTAAAATGGGTTAATCAgatttattttggttttgttaTTTCTTTTCCTTTGGCACGATCCAGGTTCCCACCAGTTCTCGCCAATTGTAAAGCTCCAATTGTAAAGGTGTGtcttgttttctttgtgaacaGATTTATGTCACAGTCTTTAACAATAAAACAAGTTTGCTTGATTTTGCCTCCGGTCTTGGTTACTTAACAACCAACAACATACATAATAATACTTGGCAATGCTCAACAAAGAATCACACATGGCTTTTAAAAATATCAATAGGCACATAAATGCTTGCTTACCTTATCTAATAGTCCAAAACACCCCACATCACACCACACCCATGCCGTGATTCTCATCCTCCTTcctctttcatgtttttttttttttttacaaaaataaatctgTGTCACTATACTTTTCAGTTTCTATAACTTAAGTTGTTGAGATGAACAGTTATTATGCATCTGAAATGGATGCATTTTAAATCAATAGATTTATTATGGAAAATAGAAAACATTCAATTCAGTACTGCTAATGCAACACTCTGAAAGGGAATACATATTGTCCAAACTAATACAaattaacataaacataacaATACCAAATTATTACTTTGAGGTGGCAAAGGTGGCAAAAGTTCACTCTTCCCCTGAGGTCTCTCAACTAGTCAGCAGACAGCAGTAGTGCTGCTTTTGTTCACCCGCTCTCTCTCTCTTGAATTCCACAACCACACCTTTATCTCGCTCTCAACTTCAGAATCAAGAGGGCTTGGCTGAAAGAAACATTTCAACCAACCTTTGAAAAGCAAATATGTCTGTTTCAGGAATCCTCAAATCTGGGTCATGAGAACTTAGGTTGGAGTAAATTATTTTGTATGATAGGTATCAAACTATAATAGTAATACTAAATAAGATTGCATGTGCCCATTTTCTACACTTTTTTGCTATATATGAGCAATACcacacgagtagacttgagatatggctgtatatcggcacggttgtgattcgCCGTAGGGCCGAGTGCCGTAGgtctacaagtgtgatattgcgtctaaacaacagttcgacggcacgagtgtgtaaatacataaacaaaataacaacggagtgtcGTTAAAGGCCCTCTTTTGTGCGGAAATATTCCTTCCACCACAGATTCAAATCAAAGCTTGAGGTTggtcagctgagcataagcttcgttactaattccaaaacgtcacttcaGAACTAGTAAAGAAGGAAtgctgagttgcttcattgaaagcctattgtattactgtattaaaacctcactgtattatgtttgagtattatcacagagagatggactgagcgagtcattaacgtacctgcattcattattcatattcatgatgatatgacattagtttgaatgtttactgaagaaagca
This region includes:
- the LOC141336789 gene encoding NXPE family member 3-like — protein: MEFGVIDVLILSQALWTLNSGIYIKLFQPTRPKPLLLKNGSSIISVSDMGISDEEWEKLQKAIDWPIPDQITHLNQSTSPVHSSFSIARLKESYKVGEKISVTITARDHYKNLKRYGGDFFQAKLFNSKLKASVFGEVVDHRNGTYSVAFLLPWEGQAQVFVRLEHSSEVVQIIKKYWDSSFPRSHYLGYFEGPGPNKTRISEVVECNLKWGPDGSWKKGDCCCEYKDIKTGTVWQCLRPKKLSCDKRVHHSHGPLENPLNLFEKDLFSKKLTNVAISGDKKIINVLSSTAAIGTVEKCRSGLRTPVPAGFYLKDVWKSFVCNTRQFSPAQMGNCLKNKIVYLMGDSTTRQWFEYFEKKVPGLKRMDLHTNPAGSPLMAVELKNNIIIHWRAHGVPLRYRKTFINDLHYISNDIDEIAGGPHAVIAFTYCAHLVFQPITFYIHEVAKIRQSVVALLSRAPDTTVVIKSGNTAGVKDIFQSDWHMLLEDTVMKEMFRDIDGVIFLDVWQMTSCHYSPEHIHPGPIIIDNEINMFLSYVCPS